One genomic window of Luteitalea pratensis includes the following:
- a CDS encoding alpha/beta fold hydrolase, which produces MPTITTTDGTRIYYKDWGTGPAVVFSHGWPLDADSWESQMFFLASHGYRVIAHDRRGHGRSDQPWHGNDMDTYADDLAALLDGLDLQAATLVGFSTGGGEVARYIGRHGSRRLARAALISAVPPLMLKTAANPGGLPIDVFDGIRAASVADRSQLYRDLASGPFFGFNRPGAKASQGMIDAFWMQGMRAGHKNAYDCIKAFSETDFTADLRAIDVPLLVVHGDDDQIVPIDAAGRATARLVPRAVLKVYPGAPHGITDTHKQQLNADLLDFAGGARATS; this is translated from the coding sequence ATGCCGACAATCACGACGACCGACGGGACCAGGATTTACTACAAGGACTGGGGGACAGGGCCGGCGGTGGTGTTCAGCCACGGCTGGCCGCTCGACGCCGACAGCTGGGAATCGCAGATGTTCTTCCTGGCGTCGCATGGCTACCGCGTCATCGCGCACGATCGCCGCGGGCACGGCCGTTCCGACCAGCCGTGGCACGGCAACGATATGGACACGTATGCCGACGATCTGGCGGCACTTCTCGACGGGCTCGATCTACAGGCAGCCACGTTGGTCGGGTTCTCGACCGGAGGCGGAGAAGTCGCACGCTACATTGGCAGGCACGGCAGTCGCCGGCTCGCCAGGGCGGCGCTGATCTCCGCCGTCCCGCCCCTCATGCTCAAGACCGCAGCCAACCCGGGAGGGCTGCCCATCGACGTCTTCGATGGCATTCGCGCCGCGTCGGTTGCCGACCGATCGCAGTTGTACCGCGACCTCGCCAGTGGCCCGTTCTTCGGCTTCAACCGCCCCGGCGCCAAGGCCTCGCAGGGGATGATCGATGCCTTCTGGATGCAGGGCATGCGGGCCGGCCACAAGAACGCCTACGACTGCATCAAGGCGTTTTCCGAGACCGATTTCACCGCGGACCTGCGCGCCATCGACGTGCCGTTGCTGGTGGTCCACGGCGACGACGACCAGATCGTGCCGATCGATGCCGCTGGCCGGGCGACGGCGCGGCTGGTGCCACGTGCCGTGCTGAAGGTCTACCCGGGTGCGCCCCATGGCATCACCGACACCCATAAACAGCAACTGAACGCCGACCTGCTCGACTTCGCAGGCGGGGCCCGGGCAACTTCGTAG
- a CDS encoding RNA polymerase sigma factor translates to MQTTAERLPHDMAIDRPARLGALFDAHHERLYRLARRLTPTEDDALDLVQETFLKAARGSGVPDAANAEAWLVRVLVNTRRDQWRKAANRRRQAPDAHLIGPPPSSPEARAVASATVWRALEALHPRRRAVIVLHELEGASAAAIASLLGITSVTVRWHLSRGRRELTHALAASKGGTR, encoded by the coding sequence GTGCAGACGACTGCCGAGCGCCTCCCACATGACATGGCGATCGACAGGCCCGCCCGGCTCGGCGCCCTGTTCGATGCCCATCACGAACGCCTTTACCGGCTGGCGCGCCGGCTCACGCCGACCGAGGACGACGCCCTCGACCTGGTGCAGGAGACCTTCCTCAAGGCCGCGCGCGGGTCCGGTGTCCCGGACGCCGCGAATGCGGAAGCGTGGCTCGTTCGCGTGCTGGTGAACACGCGCCGCGACCAATGGCGCAAAGCCGCGAACAGGCGCCGGCAGGCCCCGGACGCGCACCTCATTGGCCCTCCGCCGTCGAGTCCTGAAGCGCGTGCCGTCGCCAGCGCCACGGTCTGGCGCGCGCTCGAGGCGTTGCATCCGCGACGACGGGCGGTGATCGTTCTGCACGAACTCGAGGGTGCGAGCGCGGCGGCGATCGCCTCTCTCCTCGGCATCACCAGCGTCACCGTGCGCTGGCATCTGTCGCGAGGCCGGCGTGAGCTGACGCATGCCCTCGCCGCATCGAAAGGCGGAACCCGGTGA
- a CDS encoding SecDF P1 head subdomain-containing protein, which translates to MTTIRELLAEADPLRDSCSPEPVVRDALRRRVVAAAAAGAPPRHAPSRRAFVLASGVALVIAATATGPAWWPDGGTVHAAVPFEVRLAEAGPRPDLVAVPDAASARTVYVEPRVVVTNGDIRRARVVPVGAGFGVEIAFTDDGAGKMRAATAGNVGRLLAVVVDGRVLASPRITSPIDGVGILGGKYTKEEAGRIATGLVPR; encoded by the coding sequence GTGACGACGATTCGTGAACTCCTGGCAGAGGCCGATCCGCTGCGTGACAGTTGTTCGCCGGAGCCGGTGGTGCGCGATGCCCTCCGGCGCCGTGTCGTCGCAGCTGCGGCGGCCGGCGCGCCTCCCCGGCATGCCCCGTCCCGACGCGCCTTCGTGCTGGCCTCCGGCGTGGCGCTGGTGATTGCGGCTACCGCGACCGGGCCCGCCTGGTGGCCGGACGGCGGCACCGTGCACGCGGCGGTTCCATTCGAGGTCCGCCTCGCGGAGGCAGGTCCACGACCGGACCTTGTCGCGGTGCCCGATGCCGCGTCGGCTCGGACCGTCTACGTCGAACCGCGGGTCGTCGTCACCAACGGCGACATCCGGAGGGCTCGTGTCGTCCCGGTCGGCGCCGGCTTCGGTGTCGAGATCGCGTTCACAGACGATGGCGCCGGCAAGATGCGGGCGGCCACGGCAGGCAACGTCGGACGCCTGCTGGCCGTGGTCGTGGATGGTCGAGTCCTGGCGTCGCCGCGAATCACGTCGCCAATCGACGGCGTCGGCATCCTCGGTGGGAAGTACACGAAGGAAGAGGCCGGTCGCATCGCCACCGGCCTTGTGCCGCGCTGA
- a CDS encoding TonB-dependent receptor produces the protein MSVPSFSLAAALVAVPGVVFAQPASSIVAGVVRDSSGATLPGATLRITNETTGQVSSAVTDERGQYQTAPLLPGLYRFEASLDGFQTAIRRVTRTAGDTAALDFTLSPAAVNEALVVTARRTEEVAQEVPIPVSVIGGALVADAGDFNVNRLKELLPTVQFYSTNPRNSAINIRGLGAPFGLTNDGIEQGVGLYIDGVFYARPAAATLDLLDVERVEVLRGPQGTLFGKNTTAGAINVTTRKPSFTPDHELEFTYGSYDFWQAKGSVTGPLGRKVAGRLSFSSTQRGGVISHVGTGGQVNDLSNLGGRAQALISPNDRIAINVSADHTRQRPQGYTQVVAGVAPTQRPANRQYPQIAADLGYVAPSFNAFDRVTDADTALQSFQDLGGVSVNADWKVGPGRLTSTTAWRYWNWNPSNDRDFIGLPVTTVSAAPSTQRQWTQEVRYAGDLGKRLSVVAGAFAFSQSLDSAPSFKQEQGAAAARFLLAPTPQAATPGLLDGYGFDQYVEFDNLSAALFAQAEWAVTDRLRLLPGVRFNYDQKSVNFDQQVYGGLQTSDPALIALQRSIFAPQSYQADVDDDNVSGQLTAAYRIGRRIHTYGTVATGFKSVGLNLNGLPTDALNRPILAAATVRPEHVRHAEVGLKTEPFEGLTANLTMFQTGIRDFQAQVVNADVGVLRGYLANAEKVRVRGVELDSTARLGRNAIVYGAAAYTDGIYESFTDAPPPLEETGGPQVKDISGSPLPGISKWAVSVGAEYHTNATLARRTGELFGAVDTSFRTAFSSSSSASRYLVVDGYSLVNARVGFRWNDGWSLFVWSRNLLDSQYLDLLTAAPGNTGLFVGQPGDGRSVGVTLRLTLARP, from the coding sequence ATGTCAGTACCAAGCTTCAGCCTTGCCGCCGCCCTCGTCGCGGTTCCCGGCGTCGTGTTCGCGCAGCCGGCATCGAGCATCGTCGCCGGCGTGGTCCGCGACAGTTCTGGTGCCACCCTGCCCGGCGCGACGCTTCGCATCACCAACGAAACGACAGGCCAGGTGTCGTCTGCCGTGACGGACGAGCGCGGGCAGTATCAGACCGCGCCGCTGCTCCCGGGCCTGTATCGGTTCGAAGCGTCGCTGGACGGCTTCCAGACAGCCATACGTCGCGTGACACGCACTGCCGGCGATACGGCGGCCCTGGATTTCACGCTGTCGCCCGCGGCGGTCAATGAAGCGCTCGTGGTGACGGCGCGGCGCACCGAGGAAGTCGCGCAGGAAGTGCCCATACCGGTCTCGGTGATCGGCGGCGCGCTCGTCGCCGATGCCGGGGACTTCAACGTCAACCGCCTCAAGGAACTGCTGCCGACGGTGCAGTTCTACTCGACCAACCCGCGCAACTCGGCGATCAACATTCGCGGCCTGGGGGCGCCGTTCGGCCTGACCAACGACGGCATCGAGCAGGGCGTCGGCCTCTACATCGACGGCGTCTTCTATGCGCGTCCTGCCGCGGCCACGCTCGACCTGCTGGACGTCGAGCGCGTCGAGGTGCTGCGCGGCCCGCAGGGCACGCTGTTTGGCAAGAACACGACCGCCGGCGCGATCAACGTGACGACACGCAAGCCCAGTTTCACGCCCGATCACGAACTGGAGTTCACCTACGGCAGCTACGACTTCTGGCAGGCCAAGGGATCGGTGACCGGGCCACTCGGGCGCAAGGTGGCCGGACGACTGTCGTTCTCGAGCACGCAGCGTGGCGGTGTCATCAGTCACGTCGGCACCGGCGGGCAGGTCAACGACCTCAGCAACCTGGGCGGTCGCGCCCAGGCGCTCATCTCACCCAACGACCGCATCGCCATCAATGTGTCAGCCGACCACACCCGTCAGCGGCCGCAGGGCTACACGCAGGTGGTCGCCGGAGTGGCGCCGACGCAGCGGCCGGCCAACCGCCAGTATCCGCAGATCGCAGCCGACCTCGGTTATGTCGCGCCGAGCTTCAACGCCTTCGACCGTGTCACCGATGCCGATACGGCGCTGCAGTCGTTCCAGGATCTCGGTGGTGTCTCGGTCAACGCCGACTGGAAGGTCGGTCCGGGGCGATTGACGTCGACCACGGCGTGGCGCTACTGGAACTGGAATCCGTCCAATGACCGAGACTTCATCGGCCTCCCGGTGACGACGGTCTCCGCGGCGCCGTCCACGCAGCGGCAGTGGACGCAGGAAGTCCGGTACGCCGGTGACCTCGGCAAACGCCTGAGCGTCGTCGCCGGCGCATTCGCGTTCTCGCAGTCGCTCGATTCTGCACCTTCCTTCAAGCAGGAGCAGGGCGCCGCTGCGGCGCGTTTCCTCCTCGCGCCGACGCCGCAGGCTGCAACACCGGGTCTGCTGGATGGCTACGGTTTCGACCAGTACGTCGAGTTCGACAACCTCAGCGCGGCGCTGTTCGCGCAGGCCGAGTGGGCGGTCACCGATCGCCTGCGGCTGCTCCCCGGCGTGCGGTTCAACTACGACCAGAAGTCGGTCAACTTCGATCAGCAGGTCTACGGCGGCCTGCAGACCTCGGATCCGGCACTGATCGCGCTGCAGCGCTCGATCTTCGCGCCGCAGTCTTACCAGGCCGACGTGGACGACGACAACGTCTCGGGCCAGCTCACCGCTGCATACCGCATCGGCAGACGCATCCACACCTACGGGACCGTCGCGACGGGCTTCAAGTCGGTTGGCCTCAATCTCAACGGCCTGCCGACGGACGCGTTGAATCGGCCGATCCTGGCAGCAGCGACGGTGAGACCCGAGCACGTCCGGCACGCGGAAGTCGGGCTCAAGACGGAGCCGTTCGAGGGCCTGACCGCCAACCTGACGATGTTCCAGACCGGCATCCGTGACTTCCAGGCGCAGGTGGTCAACGCCGACGTCGGTGTGCTCCGCGGCTACCTTGCCAACGCGGAAAAGGTCCGCGTCCGCGGCGTCGAACTCGACAGCACGGCGCGACTCGGACGCAACGCGATCGTGTACGGCGCGGCCGCGTACACCGACGGCATCTACGAGTCGTTCACGGATGCGCCACCGCCGCTCGAGGAGACAGGCGGCCCACAGGTGAAGGACATCTCGGGTTCACCGCTGCCGGGCATCTCGAAGTGGGCGGTGTCGGTCGGCGCGGAATATCACACGAACGCGACACTGGCGCGCCGTACGGGGGAACTGTTCGGTGCCGTCGATACGAGTTTCAGAACGGCGTTCTCGTCGAGTTCGAGTGCGTCGCGGTACCTGGTGGTCGACGGGTACTCGCTGGTCAACGCCCGGGTCGGCTTCCGCTGGAACGACGGCTGGTCGCTCTTCGTCTGGTCGCGCAACCTGCTCGATAGCCAGTATCTCGATCTGCTCACCGCGGCGCCCGGCAACACCGGCCTCTTCGTCGGGCAGCCTGGCGATGGACGCAGCGTCGGGGTCACGCTGCGTCTCACGCTCGCACGTCCCTGA
- a CDS encoding EamA family transporter has translation MTWLVYASISALAAAATAILAKIGLEGVPSTLATAIRTVVVLICAWGVVFAVGQQHAMASLSRRSLLFLTLSGLGTGVSWLAYFHALKLAPASSVAPIDKLSLPLTICLALVVLQEQVSMQAWLGVALMVIGALLTLR, from the coding sequence ATGACTTGGCTCGTGTATGCGTCGATCTCTGCCCTGGCTGCCGCAGCGACGGCGATTCTCGCCAAGATCGGGCTCGAAGGCGTGCCGTCCACGCTGGCGACGGCGATCCGGACCGTGGTGGTCCTCATCTGCGCGTGGGGTGTGGTCTTCGCGGTGGGGCAGCAGCACGCGATGGCGTCGCTCTCGCGCCGATCCCTGCTGTTTCTCACGTTGTCGGGGCTGGGGACGGGTGTGTCCTGGCTGGCGTACTTCCACGCTCTGAAACTCGCCCCCGCCTCGTCGGTCGCGCCGATCGACAAGCTCAGTCTGCCGCTGACGATCTGCCTGGCCCTGGTGGTGCTCCAGGAACAGGTCAGCATGCAGGCCTGGCTGGGCGTCGCGTTGATGGTGATCGGCGCGTTGCTGACACTCCGCTGA
- a CDS encoding ArsR/SmtB family transcription factor, with translation MKPGGYEVAASARLDATFLALADPTRRAILARLALGEASVMELAAPFTMSQPAISKHLKVLERAGLVRVGQDAQRRPRRLDGEALQAASVWIEKCRAEWEANYQRLDRLLAALQRGERPGGRAPRKTSPRARR, from the coding sequence ATGAAACCTGGAGGTTATGAGGTTGCGGCCTCAGCGAGGCTCGACGCGACGTTCCTCGCGCTTGCCGATCCGACGCGGCGCGCGATCCTGGCGCGGCTCGCGCTCGGAGAAGCGTCGGTCATGGAACTCGCCGCGCCATTCACGATGAGCCAGCCTGCGATTTCGAAGCACCTCAAGGTGCTGGAGCGGGCAGGCCTGGTGCGGGTCGGGCAGGACGCCCAGCGGCGGCCGCGTCGCCTGGACGGCGAAGCCCTGCAAGCAGCCAGTGTGTGGATCGAGAAGTGCAGGGCCGAGTGGGAAGCGAACTATCAGCGACTGGATCGATTGCTTGCCGCGTTGCAGCGGGGAGAACGCCCGGGTGGCCGGGCGCCCCGCAAGACCTCGCCGCGTGCGCGGCGTTGA
- a CDS encoding SRPBCC family protein, with amino-acid sequence METMIEKAEVTLPSDHEVQVTRSFRAPRALVYRAHTEPELIRQWMLGPPGWTMPVCEMDVRVGGNYRWRWRSEKKDKEFGFSGTFREVVPNVRLVHTESFDPGTTGENMGDSPSLVTLTLSGDGVITTITSLIDFGSKANRDAALATGMTDGMEMSYQLLDRLVGERTES; translated from the coding sequence ATGGAAACGATGATCGAGAAGGCCGAAGTGACGTTGCCGAGTGACCACGAGGTGCAGGTCACGCGTTCGTTCCGTGCGCCGCGCGCGCTCGTCTACCGGGCCCACACCGAGCCCGAGCTGATCCGTCAGTGGATGCTGGGGCCGCCAGGATGGACCATGCCGGTGTGCGAGATGGACGTGCGGGTGGGCGGCAACTACCGGTGGCGGTGGCGGAGCGAGAAGAAGGACAAGGAGTTCGGCTTCTCCGGCACGTTCCGTGAGGTCGTGCCCAACGTGCGCCTGGTCCACACGGAGTCGTTCGACCCCGGGACGACAGGGGAGAACATGGGCGACAGCCCATCGCTCGTGACGCTCACGTTGTCGGGAGACGGCGTGATCACGACCATCACGAGTCTCATCGACTTCGGTTCGAAGGCGAATCGCGACGCGGCCCTCGCCACCGGCATGACCGACGGCATGGAAATGAGCTACCAGCTGCTCGACCGCCTGGTGGGGGAACGTACGGAGTCCTGA
- a CDS encoding STAS domain-containing protein: MTTPHTRIADIVKTARQPLLEGWLASLREALGDGRIANAELTRQATDLLGLITPALETGTDVQGDGWAATRQLLEEISRSRAVQGFSWTETATFIFSLKKALFHELRRAFGADAQALADATWQANVVVDALGMHTIHTFQRSRESIILRQQEELLELSTPVVTLWDGILALPMIGTLDSARTQVVMESLLQRIVETGSEVAIIDITGVPTVDTLVAQHLLKTVTAIRLMGADCIISGIRPQIAQTIVHLGVDLRGVITKASLADALAVAFDRSGLTVVKRHAS; this comes from the coding sequence ATGACGACACCACACACTCGCATCGCCGACATTGTCAAGACCGCGCGCCAGCCGCTTCTCGAAGGATGGCTGGCCAGTCTCAGGGAAGCGCTCGGTGATGGCCGCATCGCGAATGCGGAGCTGACCCGGCAGGCGACCGACCTGCTTGGCCTGATCACGCCTGCGCTCGAGACGGGGACCGACGTCCAGGGCGACGGCTGGGCGGCGACACGGCAGCTGCTCGAGGAGATCTCGCGGTCGCGGGCGGTGCAGGGCTTCAGCTGGACCGAGACCGCGACGTTCATCTTCTCGCTGAAGAAGGCGCTGTTTCACGAACTGCGACGTGCCTTCGGCGCTGACGCCCAGGCGCTGGCCGACGCGACGTGGCAGGCCAACGTCGTCGTCGACGCGCTCGGGATGCACACCATCCACACGTTCCAACGCAGCCGCGAATCGATCATCCTGCGCCAGCAGGAGGAGTTGCTCGAGCTCTCGACGCCGGTCGTGACCCTGTGGGACGGCATCCTGGCGCTGCCGATGATCGGCACCCTCGACAGCGCCCGCACGCAGGTGGTCATGGAGTCGCTGCTGCAGCGAATCGTCGAGACCGGCTCCGAGGTGGCGATTATCGACATCACCGGCGTCCCCACCGTCGACACCCTCGTCGCGCAGCACCTGCTCAAGACCGTGACGGCGATCCGCCTGATGGGAGCCGATTGCATCATCAGCGGCATCCGGCCGCAGATTGCGCAGACGATCGTCCACCTGGGGGTCGACCTGCGAGGCGTGATCACCAAGGCCAGCCTGGCCGACGCGCTCGCGGTGGCCTTCGATCGCTCTGGCCTCACGGTCGTGAAGCGGCACGCGTCGTAG
- a CDS encoding STAS domain-containing protein — MERIPILRMGNLLLVTIQVDMHDRLALTLQDDLTTQIERHAAKGVLLDISSLDVVDSFIGRIIANLSRMARILDARTVVVGMRPAVAITLVELGLSLQGVETALDVERGMRLLRRPPTPEPLRADYQD; from the coding sequence GTGGAACGCATCCCGATCCTCCGGATGGGCAATCTCCTGCTCGTCACGATCCAGGTCGACATGCACGACCGCCTGGCGCTGACGCTGCAGGACGACCTCACGACCCAGATCGAGCGGCATGCTGCCAAGGGCGTGCTGCTCGATATCTCCTCGCTCGACGTCGTCGATTCCTTCATCGGCCGGATCATCGCGAACCTGTCGCGGATGGCCCGTATCCTCGATGCCCGGACGGTCGTCGTCGGCATGCGACCCGCGGTGGCGATCACCCTGGTCGAACTGGGCCTGAGCCTGCAGGGCGTGGAGACCGCGCTCGACGTCGAGCGCGGCATGCGCCTGCTGCGGCGGCCGCCAACTCCCGAGCCGCTCCGTGCCGATTATCAGGACTGA
- a CDS encoding anti-sigma regulatory factor produces the protein MIRTESLPIRSEQDIVFARQAVRRLTQELGFGLVDQTKLVTATSELARNALVYGLGGTMVCELLAEGARNGLRLQFIDQGPGIADLAQAMSDGWTSGQGLGLGLSGAKRLVGEFSIESVPGQGTTVTIARWR, from the coding sequence ATTATCAGGACTGAGTCGCTGCCGATCCGTTCGGAGCAGGACATCGTTTTCGCGCGCCAGGCGGTGCGACGCCTGACCCAGGAACTCGGCTTCGGCCTGGTCGATCAGACCAAGCTGGTGACCGCGACAAGCGAACTGGCCCGTAACGCGCTCGTCTACGGGCTGGGGGGGACCATGGTCTGCGAGCTGCTGGCCGAGGGCGCGCGCAACGGCCTGCGCCTGCAGTTCATCGACCAGGGGCCCGGCATTGCCGATCTCGCGCAGGCGATGAGCGACGGCTGGACCTCCGGCCAGGGCCTGGGACTCGGACTGTCGGGCGCCAAGCGCCTGGTCGGCGAGTTCTCGATCGAGTCCGTCCCCGGACAGGGGACGACGGTGACCATCGCGCGGTGGAGATGA
- a CDS encoding ATP-binding protein, with protein sequence MQVCIPVSDPSQVGEVRRAVARMAQPLTMSESRRGDASIIANELATNLVRHARDGRILLQVMSHGASRWLELLSVDGGPGMADVQRCLRDGYSTGGTPGTGLGAVKRLSDEFDVHSMPGKGTVIVSRVATHTALPNVFAVGAVCLTAQGEDVCGDTWRSVERERELAVMVADGLGHGPDAAVAANLAGVAFEGEPFASPEQFYQSAHRSLNGSRGAALARAVIGSTGEVQYSGIGNIAGSLVGSERSRGLASQNGTVGVQIRSHVSTYSHVMPAPGVLLMHSDGITSRWSFDQYPGLLLRHPAVIAGVLSRDFVRGRDDATMLVVSRSRKDDIHV encoded by the coding sequence GTGCAGGTCTGCATCCCGGTGTCGGACCCGAGCCAGGTGGGCGAAGTGCGTCGCGCCGTCGCGCGGATGGCACAGCCGCTGACGATGTCGGAGTCACGCCGGGGCGACGCGTCGATCATCGCCAACGAACTGGCGACCAACCTCGTGCGCCACGCACGCGACGGCCGGATACTGCTGCAGGTGATGTCACACGGGGCTTCCCGCTGGCTCGAACTGCTGTCGGTGGATGGCGGCCCGGGGATGGCCGACGTGCAGCGATGCCTGCGGGATGGATACTCGACCGGCGGTACGCCGGGCACCGGGTTGGGCGCGGTGAAGCGGCTGTCCGATGAATTCGACGTCCACTCCATGCCCGGAAAGGGGACGGTGATCGTGTCGCGGGTCGCCACCCACACGGCGCTGCCCAACGTGTTCGCGGTCGGCGCGGTCTGCCTGACCGCTCAGGGCGAGGATGTCTGCGGCGACACGTGGCGCAGCGTCGAGCGCGAACGGGAACTCGCCGTGATGGTGGCCGACGGCCTCGGCCATGGACCCGACGCGGCTGTCGCGGCCAATCTCGCAGGCGTCGCCTTCGAGGGCGAACCGTTCGCATCGCCAGAGCAGTTCTACCAGAGCGCGCACCGGTCGCTGAACGGCAGCCGCGGCGCGGCCCTGGCGCGCGCGGTGATCGGGTCGACCGGTGAGGTGCAGTACTCCGGCATCGGCAACATCGCCGGGAGCCTGGTCGGCAGCGAGCGCAGCCGCGGCCTGGCCAGCCAGAACGGGACGGTGGGTGTCCAGATCCGGAGCCATGTCTCGACGTACTCGCACGTGATGCCGGCGCCGGGGGTGTTGCTGATGCACTCGGACGGGATTACCAGCCGCTGGTCGTTCGACCAGTACCCCGGCCTGCTGCTCCGACATCCGGCGGTGATTGCCGGCGTCCTCAGTCGCGACTTCGTGCGCGGCCGGGACGACGCGACGATGCTGGTCGTGAGCCGGTCGCGAAAGGACGACATCCATGTCTGA
- a CDS encoding sensor histidine kinase, whose amino-acid sequence MSDVAGPSTTDLIEQLRAQLAQAVDLVRQHEATIAALSVELDETNHGVVALYAELDDNAIRLREVSDLKSRFLSYMSHEFRTPLGSILSIARLLLAQMDGPLTAEQRTQVTFINTSASELTEMVNDLLDLAKVEAGRITISPAWFDMVDLFAALRGMFKPILASTDVSLVFEEPHGVPAIFTDDRKLSQILRNFISNALKFTTRGEVRVTATFEAGDRVRFSVSDTGIGIPPEHLPALFQDYAQVDSSLQKRLRGTGLGLSLSKKLAVMLGGDVMVTSQVGQGSTFSVVVPSRIPGHEPSHAPRAPRDQAGNDVR is encoded by the coding sequence ATGTCTGACGTGGCGGGGCCCTCCACGACCGACCTGATCGAGCAACTGCGAGCGCAACTCGCGCAGGCCGTGGACCTTGTACGCCAGCACGAGGCGACGATCGCGGCACTGTCTGTCGAACTGGACGAGACCAACCACGGCGTGGTCGCGCTGTACGCGGAATTGGACGACAATGCCATCCGGCTGCGCGAAGTCTCGGATCTGAAGAGCCGTTTCCTGTCCTACATGAGCCACGAGTTCCGGACGCCGTTAGGGTCCATCCTCAGCATCGCCCGGCTGCTGCTGGCGCAGATGGACGGCCCACTCACAGCGGAGCAGCGTACGCAGGTCACGTTCATCAACACCTCGGCATCGGAGCTCACCGAGATGGTCAACGACTTGCTCGACCTTGCCAAGGTGGAAGCGGGGCGTATCACCATCTCTCCGGCATGGTTCGACATGGTGGACCTGTTTGCCGCGCTGCGCGGCATGTTCAAGCCGATCCTCGCCTCGACCGACGTGTCGCTGGTCTTCGAGGAACCGCACGGCGTGCCCGCGATCTTCACCGACGACCGCAAGCTCTCGCAGATCCTCCGTAACTTCATCTCGAATGCGCTCAAGTTCACGACGCGCGGCGAAGTGCGGGTGACCGCCACGTTCGAGGCCGGCGATCGGGTGCGGTTCTCGGTGAGCGACACGGGCATCGGCATTCCGCCAGAGCATCTCCCGGCGCTGTTCCAGGACTACGCCCAGGTGGACTCGTCGCTGCAGAAGCGCCTGCGCGGTACCGGGCTGGGCCTCTCGCTGAGCAAGAAGCTCGCGGTCATGCTCGGCGGCGACGTGATGGTGACCAGCCAGGTTGGCCAGGGTTCGACGTTTTCGGTCGTCGTCCCTTCACGGATCCCGGGACACGAGCCGTCGCACGCGCCCCGTGCGCCTCGCGATCAGGCAGGCAACGATGTCCGGTGA